Proteins encoded together in one Kingella oralis window:
- the nadE gene encoding NAD(+) synthase → MQTQKIIQHIINWLRDYAVQARAQGFVVGVSGGIDSAVVSTLCAQTALPTLLLNMPIRQKIDQFDRAAEHIAALVAQYANARGETVDLTPTFEQFERTVLTGSLKSPNQDLAMANTRSRLRMTALYYYGQINGLLVAGTGNKVEDFGVGFFTKYGDGGVDISPIADLLKTQVYAIAKELGIAQSIQTAAPTDGLWDGERTDEQQMGASYPELERAMAQFERGITRDALSGREQEVFDIFVKLNRATQHKIQPIPVCTIPKEYL, encoded by the coding sequence ATGCAAACGCAAAAAATCATCCAACACATCATCAACTGGCTGCGCGATTATGCCGTGCAAGCCCGCGCCCAAGGCTTTGTGGTGGGCGTGTCGGGCGGCATTGATTCTGCCGTGGTCTCCACGCTCTGCGCGCAAACCGCGCTGCCCACGCTGCTGCTCAATATGCCCATCCGCCAAAAGATTGACCAATTTGACCGCGCCGCCGAACACATCGCCGCACTGGTTGCCCAATATGCCAACGCACGCGGCGAAACCGTGGATTTAACGCCCACCTTTGAGCAATTTGAACGCACCGTGCTTACAGGCAGCCTGAAAAGCCCCAACCAAGATTTAGCCATGGCAAACACCCGCTCGCGCCTGCGCATGACCGCGCTGTATTACTACGGGCAAATCAACGGTCTGCTGGTGGCGGGCACGGGCAACAAAGTGGAAGACTTCGGCGTGGGCTTTTTCACCAAATACGGCGACGGCGGCGTGGACATCAGCCCGATTGCCGATCTGCTCAAAACGCAAGTGTATGCAATCGCCAAAGAACTGGGCATCGCCCAATCCATCCAAACCGCCGCGCCCACCGACGGGCTGTGGGATGGCGAGCGCACCGACGAGCAACAAATGGGCGCAAGCTATCCCGAGCTGGAACGCGCGATGGCGCAATTTGAACGCGGCATCACGCGCGACGCGCTATCAGGACGCGAGCAAGAAGTGTTTGACATCTTTGTGAAACTCAACCGCGCCACCCAACACAAAATCCAACCCATCCCCGTTTGCACCATCCCCAAAGAATATTTATGA
- the infB gene encoding translation initiation factor IF-2, with product MTNRKTVSTTDTEVVVKKRRNKVSKEELLAQLKAEQEGQPESPVAEPAAERLGSLKADSGAAEQLAVQAQPENDAAAEQAAQEAAEREAKRRAAQAEAEHIRAGKAAKADKQPEKTEAAETEVAAQSAEPAVEQSAAQAQPEKASDKPSADKQGQPEKAAGEGDKKKRSRNKKKDAAPEPLPTPVEVVNAAEAERRSEEADRAAKLREAQEQLAREKAEREERRKRREEAKLQAAEEARLAAAAKKDGKDGKGQRIAKPSEEKLEKKAEEAKRQKAEQKAGGKLGNASGSLKTASPAQQPGQPENPSSGSRKKDDRRNSRDDEEMRGGKGKGKGGKDARGGRGGDDERVRGGKKGKKLKLEPNQHGFQAPTEPVVHEVLVPETITVADLAHKMAVKGVEVVKTLMKMGMMVTINQSLDQETALIVVEEMGHIGKPAAIDDPDAFLGEESASTAELLPRPPVVTVMGHVDHGKTSLLDYIRRSKVVAGEAGGITQHIGAYHVETPRGVVTFLDTPGHEAFTAMRARGAQATDIVILVVAADDGVMPQTVEAIAHAKAAGVPLVVAVNKIDKEAANPERIRQELTQYEVVSDEWGGDVQFIDVSAKQGTNIDKLLEAVLLEAEVLELKAPVDAPAKGLIVEARLDKGRGAVATLLVQSGTLRKGDMLLAGTAYGKVRAMLDENGKPIEAATPSIPVEILGLSDVPNAGEDALVLADEKKAREVALFRQGKYRDVRLAKQQAAKLENMFNNMGEGAAQNLSVIIKADVQGSYEALAGSLQKLSTDEVKVSVLHSGVGGISESDVNLAIASGALIIGFNVRADGSARKLAEAEDVEIRYYNIIYDAIDDVKAAMSGMLAPEEKEQQTGTVEIRQVITVSKVGNIAGCMVTDGVVKRDSHVRIIRNNVVIHTGELSSLKRFKDDVKEVRMGFECGLMIKGYDDIAEGDVLECFDVIEVARTL from the coding sequence ATGACTAACCGAAAAACCGTGTCCACAACCGACACCGAAGTGGTTGTAAAAAAACGCCGCAACAAAGTTTCCAAAGAAGAATTGCTGGCGCAGCTCAAAGCGGAACAAGAAGGGCAGCCTGAAAGTCCCGTCGCCGAACCCGCTGCCGAGCGTTTGGGCAGCCTGAAAGCCGATAGCGGCGCGGCAGAACAGCTTGCCGTGCAGGCGCAGCCTGAAAACGATGCCGCCGCCGAACAAGCCGCGCAGGAAGCCGCCGAGCGCGAAGCCAAACGCCGCGCCGCGCAAGCCGAAGCCGAGCATATCCGCGCGGGCAAAGCCGCCAAAGCCGATAAGCAGCCTGAAAAAACCGAAGCAGCGGAAACAGAAGTTGCGGCGCAATCTGCCGAGCCTGCTGTTGAACAATCTGCCGCGCAAGCGCAGCCTGAAAAAGCATCTGACAAACCATCAGCCGACAAACAAGGGCAGCCTGAAAAAGCCGCCGGCGAAGGCGACAAGAAAAAACGCAGCCGCAACAAGAAAAAAGACGCCGCGCCCGAGCCGTTGCCCACGCCTGTTGAAGTGGTGAACGCCGCCGAAGCGGAACGCCGCAGCGAAGAGGCCGACCGCGCCGCCAAATTGCGCGAAGCGCAAGAGCAGCTTGCCCGCGAAAAAGCCGAGCGCGAAGAACGCCGCAAACGCCGCGAAGAAGCCAAGTTGCAAGCCGCCGAAGAAGCGCGCTTGGCCGCCGCCGCCAAAAAAGACGGCAAAGACGGCAAAGGGCAGCGCATCGCCAAGCCCAGCGAAGAAAAATTAGAGAAAAAAGCCGAAGAAGCCAAACGCCAAAAAGCGGAACAAAAAGCAGGCGGCAAGCTGGGCAACGCCTCGGGCAGCCTGAAAACCGCTTCGCCCGCACAGCAACCAGGACAGCCTGAAAACCCCAGCAGCGGCAGCCGCAAAAAAGACGACCGCCGCAACAGCCGCGATGATGAAGAAATGCGTGGCGGCAAAGGCAAAGGCAAAGGCGGCAAAGACGCTCGCGGCGGACGCGGCGGCGACGACGAGCGCGTGCGCGGCGGCAAAAAAGGCAAAAAACTGAAACTGGAACCCAACCAACACGGCTTCCAAGCCCCCACCGAGCCCGTGGTGCATGAAGTGCTGGTGCCCGAAACCATCACCGTTGCCGATTTGGCGCACAAAATGGCGGTGAAAGGCGTGGAAGTGGTCAAAACGCTGATGAAAATGGGCATGATGGTTACCATCAACCAATCGCTGGACCAAGAAACCGCGCTGATTGTGGTGGAAGAAATGGGACACATCGGAAAACCCGCCGCCATCGACGACCCCGATGCCTTCTTGGGCGAAGAATCCGCCAGCACGGCAGAATTGCTGCCGCGCCCACCCGTTGTTACGGTGATGGGGCACGTTGACCACGGTAAAACTTCGCTGTTGGACTACATCCGCCGCAGCAAAGTGGTGGCAGGCGAAGCGGGCGGCATCACGCAACACATCGGCGCGTATCACGTCGAAACACCGCGCGGCGTGGTGACGTTCTTGGATACTCCGGGGCACGAAGCGTTTACCGCTATGCGTGCACGCGGCGCGCAGGCCACCGACATCGTGATTCTGGTGGTGGCCGCCGATGACGGCGTGATGCCGCAAACGGTGGAAGCGATTGCCCACGCCAAAGCCGCCGGTGTGCCGCTGGTGGTGGCCGTGAACAAAATTGACAAGGAAGCGGCGAACCCCGAGCGCATCCGCCAAGAATTGACGCAATATGAAGTCGTGAGCGACGAATGGGGCGGCGATGTGCAGTTTATTGATGTTTCGGCAAAACAAGGCACGAATATTGACAAATTGCTGGAAGCCGTGTTGCTGGAAGCCGAAGTGTTGGAGCTGAAAGCCCCTGTGGACGCGCCTGCCAAAGGGCTTATCGTGGAAGCGCGGTTAGACAAAGGCCGCGGCGCGGTGGCAACGCTGTTGGTGCAAAGCGGCACGCTGCGCAAAGGCGATATGCTGCTGGCGGGCACGGCGTATGGCAAAGTCCGCGCCATGTTAGACGAAAACGGCAAGCCGATTGAAGCCGCTACGCCGTCTATCCCCGTGGAAATCTTAGGTTTGTCGGACGTGCCCAACGCAGGCGAAGACGCGCTGGTGTTGGCAGACGAGAAAAAAGCGCGTGAAGTGGCGCTGTTCCGCCAAGGCAAATACCGCGATGTGCGCCTTGCCAAGCAACAAGCCGCCAAGCTGGAAAATATGTTCAACAACATGGGCGAAGGCGCGGCGCAAAATCTGTCGGTCATCATCAAGGCAGACGTGCAGGGTTCTTACGAAGCCTTGGCGGGCAGCCTGCAAAAACTGTCCACCGACGAGGTGAAAGTGAGCGTGTTGCACAGCGGCGTGGGTGGTATTTCCGAGAGCGATGTGAACTTGGCGATTGCTTCGGGCGCATTGATTATCGGCTTTAACGTGCGCGCCGATGGCTCTGCCCGCAAGCTCGCCGAAGCCGAAGACGTGGAAATCCGCTACTACAACATTATTTACGACGCGATTGACGATGTGAAAGCCGCGATGAGCGGGATGCTCGCGCCCGAAGAAAAGGAACAGCAAACGGGCACGGTGGAAATCCGCCAAGTCATCACCGTGTCCAAAGTGGGCAACATTGCAGGCTGCATGGTTACCGATGGCGTGGTCAAACGCGACAGCCATGTGCGCATCATCCGCAATAATGTAGTCATCCATACGGGCGAGTTGTCTTCGCTCAAACGCTTCAAAGACGATGTGAAAGAAGTGCGCATGGGCTTTGAATGCGGTTTGATGATTAAAGGCTACGACGACATCGCCGAGGGCGACGTGTTGGAATGCTTTGATGTGATTGAAGTGGCGCGCACGCTGTAA
- a CDS encoding flavin reductase family protein, which translates to MTIQSIPLPKAFRLLNHGPVLLVSGCHNGTDNAMAAAWGCPLDYNPCRLTVVLDKLAFTRNLIEQSGRFAVQIPVQAQAELVLAMGRSSRNANPRKMDNVPLFRQAGFDVPLVAGCAAWLACRVLPEPHNQQAYDLFIGEVEAAWADDAVFRDGHWRFDEAGDDWRTLHYVSGGQFYAIGRGLDLGER; encoded by the coding sequence ATGACCATCCAATCTATTCCTTTACCCAAAGCCTTTCGCCTGCTCAACCACGGGCCCGTTTTGCTGGTTTCAGGCTGCCACAACGGCACGGACAACGCGATGGCGGCGGCTTGGGGCTGTCCGCTGGATTACAACCCCTGCCGCTTAACGGTGGTGCTGGACAAATTGGCGTTTACGCGCAATCTGATTGAGCAAAGCGGGCGTTTTGCCGTGCAGATTCCCGTGCAGGCGCAGGCAGAACTGGTGCTGGCCATGGGGCGCAGCAGCCGCAACGCCAATCCGCGCAAAATGGATAATGTGCCGCTGTTTCGCCAAGCGGGGTTTGATGTGCCGCTGGTGGCGGGCTGTGCGGCGTGGCTGGCGTGCCGCGTGTTACCCGAGCCGCACAATCAGCAGGCGTATGATTTGTTTATCGGCGAAGTGGAAGCGGCGTGGGCAGACGATGCGGTGTTCCGCGACGGGCATTGGCGGTTTGACGAGGCGGGCGACGATTGGCGCACGCTGCATTATGTGTCGGGCGGGCAGTTTTACGCGATTGGGCGGGGGCTGGATTTGGGGGAGCGGTAA
- a CDS encoding YfcC family protein → MEKKVKKPFHFPSAFTILLIIMVIAVGATWIVPSGTYSKLTYNSTEKVFVIKKHGEADTTMPATKETLDKLNIKIELKNFTDGVIRKPIAIPNSYQRVPQHPKGLGDIAESMVRGTIEGADVMAFIFVLGGLIGVINKTGAFNAGLTALSKRSKGNEFMIVFMVCVLMALGGTTCGMEEEAVAFYPILVPVFLSLGYDSIVCVGAIFLASSMGTAFSTINPFSVVIASNAAGIVFTQGIVPRAIGLVLGVGCVIAYLRWYTNKIKADPSFSYTYEDREEFYKLYMQDVKAEGEVAFDWRKKVILVLFVAAFPILVWGVMSRGWWFPQMAASFLTIAFFVMILSGLSEQDIVNSFTKGASELVGVSLIIGLARGVNMVLEEGLISDTILDFSTHLVTGMPPALFIMAQLVVFFFLGLIVPSSSGLAVLSMPIMAPLADTVGVPRHIVVSAYMWGQYAMLFLAPTGLVLVTLQMLNIPFNKWVKFVLPMIGALLAIATVMLLTEVALS, encoded by the coding sequence ATGGAGAAGAAAGTAAAAAAACCGTTCCATTTCCCCTCCGCGTTCACCATTTTGCTCATCATCATGGTGATTGCCGTGGGCGCAACATGGATCGTCCCTTCTGGTACTTATTCAAAACTGACTTACAACTCAACCGAGAAAGTGTTTGTCATCAAAAAACACGGCGAGGCAGACACCACCATGCCCGCCACCAAAGAAACTTTGGACAAACTCAACATCAAAATTGAGCTGAAAAACTTTACCGACGGCGTGATTCGCAAGCCCATCGCCATTCCCAACAGCTATCAGCGTGTGCCGCAACACCCCAAAGGCTTGGGCGATATTGCTGAAAGCATGGTGCGTGGCACGATTGAAGGCGCAGATGTGATGGCGTTTATCTTTGTGCTCGGCGGCTTAATCGGCGTGATTAACAAAACCGGCGCATTCAACGCGGGCTTAACCGCGCTTTCCAAACGCAGCAAAGGCAATGAATTTATGATTGTGTTCATGGTTTGCGTATTGATGGCGTTGGGCGGCACAACCTGCGGCATGGAAGAAGAAGCGGTGGCGTTCTATCCGATTTTGGTGCCCGTGTTCTTGTCGCTGGGCTATGATTCCATTGTGTGCGTGGGCGCGATTTTCTTGGCTTCGTCGATGGGGACGGCGTTTTCCACCATCAACCCGTTCTCGGTGGTGATTGCGTCTAACGCGGCGGGGATTGTGTTCACGCAAGGCATAGTGCCGCGCGCGATTGGCTTGGTGCTGGGCGTGGGCTGCGTGATTGCCTACCTGCGCTGGTACACCAACAAAATCAAAGCCGACCCCAGCTTCTCGTACACTTATGAAGACCGCGAGGAATTTTACAAATTGTATATGCAAGATGTGAAAGCCGAAGGCGAAGTGGCGTTTGACTGGCGCAAAAAAGTGATTTTGGTGCTGTTTGTGGCGGCGTTCCCTATTTTGGTGTGGGGCGTGATGTCGCGCGGCTGGTGGTTCCCGCAAATGGCGGCTTCGTTCTTAACCATTGCGTTTTTTGTGATGATTTTGTCGGGGCTGAGCGAGCAGGATATTGTGAACTCGTTTACCAAAGGTGCATCTGAATTAGTGGGCGTGTCGCTGATTATCGGCTTGGCGCGCGGCGTGAACATGGTGCTGGAAGAGGGCTTGATTTCCGATACCATTTTGGATTTCTCCACCCACTTGGTAACAGGTATGCCGCCCGCTCTGTTTATTATGGCGCAACTGGTGGTGTTCTTCTTCCTAGGCTTGATTGTGCCGTCTTCTTCTGGCTTGGCGGTGCTGTCTATGCCGATTATGGCTCCGCTGGCGGATACGGTGGGCGTGCCGCGCCATATTGTGGTGAGCGCGTATATGTGGGGGCAATATGCGATGCTGTTCCTTGCACCGACCGGTTTGGTGCTGGTTACCCTGCAAATGCTGAATATTCCGTTTAACAAATGGGTAAAATTTGTGCTGCCGATGATTGGGGCGTTGCTGGCGATTGCGACGGTGATGCTGCTGACGGAAGTGGCGTTGAGTTAG
- a CDS encoding dihydrolipoyl dehydrogenase, with translation MKQIQADVVVIGGGTAGMGAYRNALLHTPNVYLIEGNVFGTTCARVGCMPSKLMIAAAEARHHALHTDPFGVHLDKSSVRVDGAEVMNRVKSERDRFVGFVVEDVMAWDESKRIMGHAKFIDEHTVQVDDHTQIRADRIVIATGSRPVVFPQWQSLGDKLIVNDDVFSWDTLPESVAVFGPGVIGLELGQALNRLGVRVEIFGLGGLLGGISDPVVLQEAVEIFGAEMTLHLDAQTETQLTAEGKVQVRWTQEGERGTFTADYLLAATGRRPNVDNLGLENLPIELDARGVPVADPHTMQTSIPHIFIAGDASNQLPLLHEAADQGKIAGDNAGRFPNVQAGLRRSLLGVVFTHPQIATVGARFATLQAQYGERFERDVVIGQVSFRNQGRSRVMLVNKGVLRVYADKATGRLLGAEAIGPAVEHLAHLLAWAHQMHMTIPQMLEMPFYHPVIEEGLRTALRDAAAKL, from the coding sequence ATGAAACAAATCCAAGCAGACGTTGTAGTGATTGGCGGCGGCACGGCAGGCATGGGCGCATACCGCAATGCCCTGTTGCACACGCCCAATGTTTATCTGATTGAAGGCAACGTATTCGGCACCACCTGCGCGCGCGTGGGCTGCATGCCCTCCAAGCTGATGATTGCCGCCGCCGAAGCGCGGCACCACGCGCTGCACACCGACCCGTTCGGCGTGCATTTGGACAAATCGTCCGTGCGCGTGGACGGCGCGGAAGTGATGAACCGCGTGAAATCCGAGCGCGACCGTTTCGTCGGCTTTGTGGTGGAGGACGTGATGGCGTGGGACGAAAGCAAACGCATCATGGGACACGCCAAATTTATCGACGAACACACCGTCCAAGTGGACGACCACACACAAATCCGCGCCGACCGCATCGTTATCGCCACCGGTTCGCGCCCCGTGGTGTTCCCGCAATGGCAGTCCTTGGGCGACAAACTGATTGTGAACGACGACGTGTTCTCGTGGGACACGCTGCCTGAAAGCGTTGCCGTGTTCGGGCCGGGCGTGATTGGCTTGGAGCTGGGGCAGGCGCTGAACCGCTTGGGCGTGCGCGTGGAAATCTTCGGCTTGGGCGGCTTGCTCGGCGGCATTTCCGACCCCGTGGTGCTGCAAGAAGCCGTTGAAATTTTTGGCGCGGAGATGACGCTGCATCTGGATGCCCAAACCGAAACGCAATTAACCGCCGAGGGCAAAGTGCAGGTGCGCTGGACGCAAGAGGGCGAGCGCGGCACGTTCACGGCGGATTATCTGCTGGCGGCAACAGGCCGCCGCCCGAATGTGGACAATTTGGGCTTGGAAAACCTGCCCATTGAGCTGGACGCGCGCGGCGTGCCCGTTGCCGACCCGCACACCATGCAAACCAGCATCCCGCATATTTTCATCGCGGGCGATGCGTCCAACCAACTGCCGCTGCTGCACGAAGCCGCCGACCAAGGCAAAATCGCGGGCGACAACGCGGGACGTTTCCCCAACGTGCAAGCAGGCTTGCGCCGCAGCCTGCTGGGCGTGGTGTTCACCCATCCGCAAATCGCAACGGTGGGCGCGCGTTTTGCCACGTTGCAAGCGCAGTATGGCGAGCGTTTTGAGCGCGATGTGGTTATCGGGCAAGTGTCGTTCCGCAACCAAGGGCGCAGCCGCGTGATGCTGGTGAACAAAGGGGTGTTGCGCGTGTATGCCGACAAGGCGACGGGGCGGCTGCTGGGCGCGGAAGCGATTGGACCTGCGGTGGAACACTTGGCGCACCTGCTGGCTTGGGCGCATCAAATGCACATGACCATCCCGCAAATGCTGGAAATGCCGTTCTATCATCCCGTGATTGAAGAGGGTTTGCGCACGGCGTTGCGCGATGCGGCGGCGAAGCTGTAA
- a CDS encoding DUF1176 domain-containing protein produces MKHAVRLSILAAAFAAAATPHAAPIQGVGQIEKDWEMQCDNTGTCRIAGYSESGSDKPASVLFTRAAGENTPIEGEVYLMSEKELPNAELLIDGKAHGQVVLDKNSGYGKLSGSQTQALLTAVKRGQSVTFRHQNETWMLSNEGANVTLLHADTFQQREGTPGAFIHIGNEQKTVLAAQPKPVITVPSVLPAKPVIIKYGSKGYKNLLAQLLAARNAASPKELQSDSYGCADDEKEDMALYPIDKDNALLSVFCGRGAYQGMDDYFLTDGKGKTVKKHIGLLGNMGEGYQNGLLNAGLKGRGLGDCVSTETYAWNGTEFVLAEEKDTGLCRGFPGGAWDFYRTTSEIHREK; encoded by the coding sequence ATGAAACACGCCGTCCGCTTGAGCATCCTCGCCGCCGCTTTTGCCGCCGCCGCAACGCCGCACGCCGCACCCATCCAAGGCGTGGGGCAAATTGAAAAAGACTGGGAAATGCAATGCGACAACACAGGCACTTGCCGCATCGCAGGCTACTCGGAATCAGGCAGCGACAAGCCGGCGAGCGTGCTGTTTACCCGCGCCGCAGGCGAAAACACGCCGATTGAGGGCGAAGTTTATCTGATGAGCGAAAAAGAATTACCCAATGCGGAATTGTTGATTGACGGCAAAGCGCACGGGCAAGTTGTCTTGGATAAAAATTCGGGTTACGGCAAATTAAGCGGCAGCCAAACCCAAGCCCTGCTCACCGCCGTAAAACGCGGGCAAAGCGTTACCTTCCGACACCAAAACGAAACGTGGATGCTGTCCAACGAAGGCGCAAACGTAACCCTACTGCACGCGGACACTTTCCAACAGCGCGAAGGCACGCCCGGCGCGTTTATCCATATCGGCAACGAGCAAAAAACCGTGCTTGCCGCCCAGCCCAAGCCCGTTATCACCGTGCCGAGCGTGTTGCCCGCCAAGCCCGTTATCATCAAATACGGCAGCAAAGGCTACAAAAACCTGCTGGCGCAACTGCTTGCCGCGCGCAACGCCGCCTCGCCCAAAGAGTTACAAAGCGATAGCTACGGCTGTGCGGATGACGAAAAAGAAGACATGGCGCTGTATCCGATTGATAAAGACAACGCGCTGTTATCCGTTTTCTGCGGACGCGGCGCGTATCAAGGCATGGATGACTATTTCCTTACCGACGGCAAAGGCAAAACGGTGAAAAAACATATCGGCTTGCTTGGCAATATGGGTGAGGGCTACCAAAACGGCTTGCTCAACGCGGGCTTGAAAGGGCGCGGCTTAGGCGATTGCGTATCCACCGAAACCTACGCATGGAACGGCACGGAATTTGTGCTTGCCGAAGAAAAAGATACCGGGCTGTGCCGAGGCTTCCCCGGCGGCGCATGGGATTTTTATCGCACCACATCGGAAATCCACCGCGAAAAATAA
- the nusA gene encoding transcription termination factor NusA, with the protein MSKEILLLAEALASEKNVSNEIVFEALEVALGIAAKKKADREQMDLEIRIDRETGDYKTIRKWLIVEDLDYTYPELEKTIEQIQEEQPEIQISVGDYYEEELPNEAFGRQAAQTAKQIILQRIRDAEREQILNHFLETHENIVTGTVKRMERHGIVVELAPKLDALIPREQMLPRENYRGGDRIRALFWKLEEFNGGRKQVLLSRTAPDFVRELFAQEVPEIADGLLEIKEVARDPGQRAKIAVLARDQRIDPQGTCIGVRGSRVNAVSNEIGGERIDVVLWSDDTAQFVINALSPAQVSRIVIDDELNSVDVIVAEDQLALAIGRGGQNVRLAAELTGLQLNIMTLQEAEERNAAESAAARNLFVEQLEVSEEIADALVNEGFESVEEVAYVPASELLEVEGFDAELAESLRAKAREVVLKAAEEAEAKLNEIDEDLRTLDGVDEDMLRDLAEANITSRDDLAELSIAELIEITGVSHEEAEKAILAARAHWFAEEDNA; encoded by the coding sequence GTGAGCAAAGAGATATTGCTGCTAGCCGAAGCCTTGGCAAGCGAAAAAAACGTCAGCAACGAAATCGTATTTGAAGCGCTGGAAGTCGCGCTGGGCATCGCCGCCAAGAAAAAAGCCGACCGCGAGCAAATGGATTTGGAAATCCGCATTGACCGCGAAACAGGCGACTACAAAACCATCCGCAAATGGCTCATCGTGGAAGACTTGGATTACACCTATCCCGAGCTGGAAAAAACCATTGAGCAAATCCAAGAAGAGCAGCCTGAAATCCAAATCAGCGTGGGCGATTACTACGAAGAAGAGTTGCCCAACGAAGCCTTTGGGCGACAAGCCGCGCAAACCGCCAAGCAAATCATCCTGCAACGCATCCGCGATGCCGAGCGCGAGCAAATTCTGAATCATTTTTTGGAAACGCATGAAAACATCGTAACAGGCACGGTTAAACGCATGGAACGCCACGGCATTGTGGTGGAGCTTGCGCCCAAGCTGGATGCGCTGATTCCGCGCGAGCAAATGCTGCCCCGCGAAAACTATCGCGGTGGCGATCGCATCCGCGCGCTGTTTTGGAAGCTGGAAGAATTCAACGGCGGGCGCAAGCAAGTGTTGCTCAGCCGCACCGCGCCTGATTTTGTGCGCGAATTGTTTGCCCAAGAAGTGCCTGAAATTGCCGATGGCTTGTTGGAAATTAAAGAAGTGGCGCGCGACCCTGGGCAACGCGCCAAAATCGCCGTGTTGGCGCGCGACCAACGCATAGACCCGCAAGGCACGTGTATTGGCGTGCGCGGTTCGCGTGTGAACGCCGTGTCTAACGAGATTGGCGGCGAGCGCATCGATGTGGTGCTGTGGTCGGACGACACGGCGCAATTTGTGATTAACGCGCTTTCGCCCGCGCAAGTGAGCCGCATTGTGATTGACGACGAGTTGAACTCGGTGGATGTGATTGTTGCTGAAGACCAACTGGCGTTGGCGATTGGGCGCGGCGGGCAAAACGTGCGCTTGGCGGCCGAATTAACCGGCTTGCAACTGAACATCATGACGCTGCAAGAAGCCGAAGAGCGCAACGCAGCCGAAAGCGCGGCGGCGCGTAATCTGTTTGTGGAACAGCTTGAAGTGTCGGAAGAAATCGCCGATGCGCTGGTCAATGAAGGCTTTGAAAGCGTGGAAGAAGTGGCGTATGTGCCCGCCAGCGAATTGCTGGAAGTGGAAGGCTTTGATGCCGAGCTGGCGGAAAGCCTGCGCGCCAAAGCGCGCGAAGTGGTGCTCAAAGCCGCCGAAGAAGCCGAAGCCAAGCTCAACGAAATTGACGAAGATTTGCGCACTTTGGACGGCGTGGACGAAGACATGCTGCGCGATTTGGCGGAAGCCAACATCACCAGCCGCGACGATTTGGCGGAGCTTTCCATCGCCGAGCTGATTGAAATCACAGGCGTGAGCCACGAGGAAGCCGAAAAAGCCATTTTGGCGGCGCGCGCGCATTGGTTCGCCGAAGAAGACAACGCATAA
- a CDS encoding Cof-type HAD-IIB family hydrolase: MKPQPKIIFFDIDETLYINRGKKTVPESAKTALKLLKQKGIITAIATGRTIPSMPPKIVELIAECGIDMIVSLNGQYVEYQGKALAKFPLDNALLTRFSGCLKVRGIAHMLATREGLFAIAENRYLQEALGSLGISYQSDPAACGKYDTYQLLGFYPAEQDAEIAPLLPPSLQIIRWHPSGVDMLDKAGSKARGIAAALDKLGISIADSMAFGDGPNDLEMIAGVGFGVAMGNAVPELKAVADYVCPAIDEDGIYRGLVDLGVIEAA; encoded by the coding sequence ATGAAACCCCAGCCCAAAATCATCTTTTTTGACATCGACGAAACGCTGTACATCAACCGCGGCAAAAAAACCGTCCCCGAAAGCGCCAAAACTGCGCTCAAACTGTTGAAGCAAAAAGGCATCATCACCGCCATCGCCACAGGGCGCACCATTCCCTCCATGCCGCCCAAAATCGTGGAACTGATTGCAGAATGCGGCATCGACATGATTGTCTCGCTCAACGGGCAATATGTGGAATACCAAGGCAAAGCCCTTGCCAAGTTCCCGCTGGATAACGCCCTGCTCACCCGGTTTTCAGGCTGCCTCAAAGTGCGCGGCATCGCCCACATGCTTGCCACGCGCGAAGGCTTGTTTGCCATTGCGGAAAACCGCTATCTGCAAGAGGCGCTCGGCTCGCTGGGCATCAGCTACCAATCCGACCCCGCCGCCTGCGGCAAATACGACACCTACCAACTGCTCGGCTTTTACCCCGCCGAACAAGATGCCGAAATCGCCCCGCTGCTGCCGCCCTCGCTGCAAATCATCCGCTGGCATCCCAGCGGCGTGGACATGCTGGACAAAGCCGGCTCAAAAGCGCGCGGCATCGCCGCCGCGTTGGACAAATTGGGCATCAGCATCGCCGACAGCATGGCGTTTGGCGACGGGCCGAACGATTTGGAAATGATTGCCGGCGTGGGCTTCGGCGTGGCGATGGGCAACGCCGTGCCCGAGTTGAAAGCCGTTGCCGATTACGTTTGCCCCGCCATCGACGAAGACGGCATTTATCGCGGCTTGGTGGATTTGGGCGTGATTGAAGCAGCATAG